The following proteins are encoded in a genomic region of Falco cherrug isolate bFalChe1 unplaced genomic scaffold, bFalChe1.pri scaffold_35, whole genome shotgun sequence:
- the LOC129735105 gene encoding crossover junction endonuclease EME1-like, translated as MATETAPAAPRDSAGASEGSPSEPSGQPGSPTASSGSLEEAPAAEKARLGAEGSGAARGDAWQWREQNARAQMPQAQQLGRSQERIAVVIDPVLLQKAGGVHVLKALQAEKYCCVEASQVIPCSISWRRKIQVDAGTEWVEEERVLTVLHLEDFMGMVYNYKQVRVLITFVLLNMPC; from the exons ATGGCAACCGAAACAGCCCCTGCGGCGCCAAGAGACTCTGCGGGTGCCTCTGAGGGTTCTCCCTCCGAGCCCTCAGGCCAGCCTGGCAGCCCCACGGCCAGCAGCGGGTCCCTCGAAGAAGCCCCCGCCGCCGAGAAGGCAAGGCTTGGTGCGGAGGGCAGTGGGGCAGCCCGCGGTGATGCCTGGCAGTGGAGGGAGCAGAATGCCCGTGCTCAAATGCCACAAGCCCAGCAGCTAGGGAGGAGCCAGGAACGCATTGCCGTGGTGATAGATCCAG TTCTCTTACAGAAAGCAGGTGGAGTGCATGTCCTTAAGGCTCTGCAGGCTGAAAAGTATTGCTGTGTGGAGGCTAGTCAAGTTATTCCGTGCAGCATCAGCTGGAGGCGAAAAATTCAG GTGGATGCAGGAACTGAATGGGTAGAAGAAGAACGTGTCCTGACTGTGCTTCATCTGGAGGATTTTATGGGCATGGTTTACAATTACAAACAAGTAAGAGTGCTTATAACTTTTGTGCTCTTGAACATGCCTTGCTAG
- the LOC102049366 gene encoding olfactory receptor 14A16-like, with the protein MSNSSSITQFLLLALADTRELQLLHFWLSLGIYLAALMANGLIITTVVCNHHLHTPMYFFLLNLSLLDLGSISTTLPKAMANSLWDTRDISYSGCAAQLFLILFFLSAEYFLLTVMAYDRYVAICQPLHYGTLLGSRACVHMAAAAWASGFLCAALHTANTLSLPLCHGNALGQVFCEIPQILKLSCSHTYLREVGLIGASAFLFFGCFIFIFLSYVQVFRAVLRIPSEQGRHKAFSTCLPHLAVVSLFLSTGTFAYLKSPSISSPSLDLVVAVLYSEVPPAVNPLIYSMRNQELKGAMCKLIDGCFSEGINL; encoded by the coding sequence atgtccaacagcagctccatcacccagttcctcctcctggcattggcagacacgcgggagctgcagctcttgcacttctggctctccctgggcatctacctggctgccctcatggcCAACGGCCTCATCATCACCACCGTAGTGTGCAACCACCACCTGCACACCCCcatgtacttcttcctcctcaacctctccctcctcgacctgggctccatctccaccactcttcccaaagccatggccaactccctctgggacaccagggacatcTCCTACTCaggatgtgctgcacagctcttcctgattctctttttcctttcagcagagtATTTTCTCCTCACCGTCATGGCCTATGACCGCTacgtggccatctgccagcccctgcactacgggaccctgctgggcagcagagcttgtgtccacatggcagcagctgcctgggccagtGGGTTTCTCTGTGCTGCGCTGCACACGGCCAATACACTGTCACTGCCGCTCTGCCACGGCAATGCCCTGGGACAGgtcttctgtgaaatcccacagatcctcaagctctcctgctcacaCACCTACCTCAGGGAAGTGGGGCTTATTGGGGCTAGTGCCTTTTTATTCTTtgggtgttttattttcatttttctgtcctaTGTGCAGgtcttcagggctgtgctgaggatcccctctgagcagggacggcacaaagccttttccacgtgcctccctcacctggccgtggtctccctctttctcagcaCTGGCACATTTGCCTACCTGAAGtccccctccatctcctccccatctctggACCTAGTGGTGGCAGTTCTGTACTCGGAagtgcctccagcagtgaaccccctcatctacagcatgaggaaccaggagctCAAGGGTGCAATGTGCAAACTGATAGATGgatgtttttctgaaggaatAAATTTATGA